A region from the Mucilaginibacter sp. CSA2-8R genome encodes:
- a CDS encoding RagB/SusD family nutrient uptake outer membrane protein, whose product MKLNNITYILLAVAVAVSACKKSFLDEQPTTAVTVTESIKTTNDLADAVNGMYNVMKATQLFGRDIPVLGDLLADNTYVNVTNSGRYLLENNYQFISTTAEPTNIYSRAYYSILQANRIIYEGKKLAASSDNNQLIGEAYASRGLLYLQLVNWFGAPYTVNPSADAVPIVKNPSYITGFDIKTPRATVGAVYTQIISDLDSAYALMPEASTSYHAITSNYIAKYATKAIEARAYLYKGDYANALTAAQLVVDKGGYTLAQNAAAFTGFWANPAAQTGKLETIFELNQNASSNLGNTGLDAIFSQAGYGDIQATDDLYNAYTASDLRRTLILNGTRGGQQAYIINKFPNYSNTDKDETKVIRYAEVILTLAEAAARTNDQAKALTYLNQLARLRDPSFAGYTSSGTQLTTDILNERRKELAFEGLRFFDFTRLNLVINRPKQAFGYVSYPTVSLTDIHRILPIPQSARDANSSLTQNPGY is encoded by the coding sequence ATGAAACTTAATAATATTACTTATATACTTTTGGCTGTAGCAGTGGCTGTATCAGCCTGTAAAAAAAGTTTTCTGGATGAACAACCCACTACTGCCGTAACCGTAACAGAGTCTATCAAGACTACTAATGACCTGGCTGATGCTGTAAACGGTATGTACAATGTGATGAAAGCAACACAGCTTTTTGGCAGAGATATACCGGTTTTAGGAGATTTGCTTGCCGACAATACTTATGTGAACGTAACTAACTCCGGGCGTTATTTACTGGAAAATAATTACCAGTTTATATCAACCACCGCTGAGCCAACTAATATTTACTCAAGGGCCTACTACTCCATATTGCAGGCTAACCGTATTATTTACGAGGGAAAAAAGCTTGCAGCTTCCAGCGATAACAACCAGCTAATTGGTGAAGCATATGCATCCAGGGGCTTATTGTACCTGCAGTTGGTAAACTGGTTTGGTGCACCTTATACGGTAAACCCGTCTGCCGATGCTGTGCCTATTGTAAAAAACCCTTCTTACATAACCGGGTTTGATATTAAAACTCCCAGAGCTACTGTAGGCGCGGTTTATACGCAGATCATCAGTGATTTGGATAGCGCTTATGCCTTAATGCCCGAAGCATCAACTTCGTATCACGCCATCACTTCCAATTATATCGCTAAATATGCCACCAAAGCCATAGAGGCCCGGGCTTATTTGTATAAAGGCGATTATGCCAATGCACTTACCGCTGCTCAGTTAGTGGTAGATAAAGGAGGTTATACACTGGCGCAAAACGCTGCTGCATTTACCGGCTTTTGGGCAAACCCGGCTGCGCAAACCGGCAAGTTAGAAACCATTTTCGAGTTAAATCAAAACGCATCAAGCAACTTAGGTAACACAGGTTTAGATGCCATATTTTCGCAGGCAGGTTACGGTGATATACAGGCGACTGACGACTTGTATAACGCATACACTGCTTCCGATTTGCGAAGGACATTAATTTTAAATGGTACAAGGGGAGGGCAGCAAGCCTACATTATCAACAAGTTTCCTAATTATTCAAATACTGATAAAGACGAAACAAAGGTGATTCGTTATGCTGAAGTTATTCTTACTTTGGCTGAAGCTGCCGCCCGTACTAATGACCAGGCCAAGGCGCTAACCTACTTAAATCAGCTGGCTCGCCTGCGCGACCCATCCTTTGCCGGTTATACTTCTTCGGGCACGCAGCTAACTACTGATATTTTAAATGAACGAAGAAAAGAGCTTGCTTTTGAAGGATTGCGTTTCTTTGACTTTACCCGTTTAAATCTGGTAATTAACCGCCCTAAACAGGCATTTGGTTACGTGTCTTACCCAACGGTTTCTCTAACAGACATTCACAGAATTTTACCCATTCCGCAAAGTGCAAGAGATGCCAATAGTAGTTTAACGCAAAACCCCGGTTATTAA
- a CDS encoding helix-turn-helix domain-containing protein, protein MRLFFSIVLCCCSWIWVCATPNYAFTPVDVNNGLSGNQVRNIAQLPDGRMAIITQGLVNIYDGAKFKYLHYNQQNSLKLSGYTGFHHTYMGTNGYMWLKNYHQLLIIDVNHERFVSSPNHLLQSLGIKQSISDFFMDRDHRMWIITGSDDLYYLTEGQTKAKLFTRQVSQLPGSADQVYDVAVLSQKLYLFYRSGILVCFDMQSGKELYRQQSLSTDQRSKYGATSFVIPAKHQFFQLRNGTGGGAMLSYDFAQKKWTTILQTGKWLNYLSVGLDGNIWVSGNEGMWRFDANLTRKEFIPQLRLVEGQIISTEVSTIFHDNQGGMWLGTINRGLLYYHPNRFKFKNVGKSIFQLPDGTTLNVTAFAEFGNGSILVGTLQGLFIYNEHTGGINRLPAGSNMICTALFRDKQDGVWIGTHTQGLFYIDATQKIHAYAAAPRAIQAIAAHTDSTLILSTSGAGFGMFNKQTGVYHQEEVSKAVAYKNIYQTVSINKTLLASICPGGFFIYNTQTRKIEFKPDNKDYNAIWINRNKQIWLGSQDGLQLWDVKMRKIRSFYTTDGLVNNFIQSILQTPDGAIWVSTSGGLTRIQLGKEANGKITYSFSGFNRFDGVIANEFWARAAYKAPNGSLYWGGTDGFNVLPVSNGLIPKPQAPPLFVDFLLFNKEVKSGVRYNGNVILKDVLLHTRNITLKHDQNFFSLEFSALNYVNPTQTYYRYQLIGVDEKEQELKSANGNGRFSYTNVGPGTYYFKVRSADNNSNWQNNYTEIKIIVKAPLWQTGWAYLIYVVFTVGAIVVSIRYYINKKRTKLIREQKEKLDHMKAAFFMNVNAEIKEPLTQIINPLNKILKHTDEGRLKLQLKEIQNNALDLQDLVSQLSKDVFSPVEAAENELNMDVLLLNMRRLLTIQEERKQHQEEKVTKVTDTDSLLTAADEKLLQRALTYVQNNINNPAYTVELLSRDMGMDRTGLYRKLVHIIGKTPTTFIRSVRLKRASQLLEDGLTVAEVADQVGFNTSSYLTKCFQEEFGMTPSQYIASLKQPKNATTN, encoded by the coding sequence ATGCGCCTCTTTTTTTCTATTGTATTATGTTGCTGCAGCTGGATTTGGGTATGCGCTACGCCCAATTATGCATTTACGCCGGTAGACGTTAATAACGGACTGTCTGGTAACCAAGTGCGTAATATTGCCCAATTGCCTGATGGCAGAATGGCCATTATTACGCAGGGTCTGGTTAACATTTACGATGGTGCCAAGTTTAAGTATCTGCATTACAACCAACAAAATAGCCTCAAACTTTCGGGGTATACAGGTTTTCATCATACATACATGGGTACTAATGGCTATATGTGGCTTAAAAACTACCATCAGCTGTTAATTATCGATGTAAACCATGAGCGCTTTGTTAGCTCACCCAATCATCTGCTACAATCTTTAGGTATCAAACAATCCATCAGCGATTTCTTTATGGATAGAGATCATCGTATGTGGATAATAACCGGTAGTGATGATCTATATTATTTAACCGAAGGCCAAACTAAAGCCAAGCTTTTTACACGGCAGGTATCGCAATTGCCCGGAAGTGCAGACCAGGTATATGACGTGGCAGTGCTTAGTCAAAAACTGTATCTGTTTTATCGTTCGGGCATTTTGGTTTGCTTTGATATGCAATCAGGCAAAGAGCTGTACCGCCAGCAATCGCTAAGTACAGACCAGCGCTCAAAATACGGTGCCACTTCTTTTGTCATTCCGGCCAAGCATCAGTTTTTTCAGTTACGTAATGGCACAGGTGGCGGAGCCATGTTAAGCTACGATTTTGCTCAAAAAAAATGGACCACCATTTTACAAACCGGTAAATGGCTCAATTACCTTTCGGTCGGGCTCGACGGAAATATATGGGTTAGTGGCAATGAAGGCATGTGGAGGTTTGATGCCAACCTTACCCGGAAAGAATTTATACCTCAACTACGCCTGGTTGAAGGGCAGATAATTAGTACGGAAGTAAGTACCATTTTTCATGATAACCAAGGTGGTATGTGGTTGGGTACCATTAATCGCGGATTGCTGTATTATCATCCTAACAGGTTTAAATTTAAGAACGTCGGGAAATCTATCTTTCAATTGCCTGATGGAACAACCCTTAACGTTACTGCTTTCGCCGAATTTGGCAACGGCAGTATTTTGGTAGGCACCTTGCAGGGGCTTTTTATATACAATGAACACACCGGAGGTATTAACCGACTGCCAGCCGGCAGTAATATGATATGTACTGCCTTGTTTCGGGATAAGCAGGATGGCGTATGGATAGGCACTCATACACAGGGCCTGTTTTATATAGATGCAACTCAAAAGATACATGCTTACGCAGCCGCGCCGCGCGCTATCCAGGCAATTGCAGCGCATACCGACTCAACACTCATCCTAAGTACAAGCGGCGCTGGATTTGGGATGTTTAATAAACAGACAGGGGTGTACCATCAGGAAGAAGTAAGCAAGGCCGTTGCGTACAAAAATATTTACCAAACAGTATCCATCAATAAAACCTTGCTGGCAAGCATTTGCCCCGGTGGCTTTTTTATTTATAATACGCAAACCCGAAAAATTGAGTTTAAGCCCGATAACAAAGATTACAATGCGATATGGATAAATCGCAATAAGCAAATTTGGCTGGGTTCGCAGGATGGCTTGCAGTTGTGGGACGTTAAAATGAGAAAGATCAGGTCATTTTATACTACAGATGGATTAGTCAATAATTTTATTCAGTCAATACTGCAAACGCCCGACGGTGCTATTTGGGTATCTACCTCCGGAGGGCTTACGCGTATTCAGTTAGGAAAAGAGGCCAACGGTAAAATTACCTACTCGTTTTCGGGCTTTAACCGTTTTGATGGCGTTATTGCCAACGAGTTTTGGGCTCGGGCGGCTTATAAGGCGCCCAATGGCAGCCTTTATTGGGGCGGTACCGATGGCTTTAATGTTTTGCCGGTAAGTAACGGCTTAATACCTAAGCCGCAAGCACCACCATTGTTTGTTGATTTCTTGCTTTTTAATAAAGAAGTGAAAAGCGGAGTGCGATATAACGGTAATGTAATTCTTAAGGATGTGCTTTTGCACACCCGTAATATTACGCTTAAACACGACCAAAATTTTTTTAGCTTGGAGTTTTCTGCCTTAAATTATGTTAACCCTACGCAAACCTATTATCGTTACCAACTCATCGGTGTTGACGAGAAAGAGCAGGAACTAAAGTCAGCAAATGGTAATGGCCGCTTTAGCTATACTAATGTTGGGCCGGGCACTTACTACTTTAAAGTGCGGTCGGCCGATAATAACAGCAACTGGCAGAATAATTATACCGAAATAAAAATAATAGTAAAGGCGCCATTATGGCAAACTGGGTGGGCTTACCTCATCTATGTTGTTTTTACCGTTGGTGCAATTGTTGTAAGCATCAGGTATTATATAAATAAGAAGCGTACTAAGCTCATACGCGAGCAAAAAGAAAAGCTCGACCACATGAAGGCTGCGTTTTTTATGAATGTAAATGCCGAAATTAAAGAACCTTTAACGCAGATTATCAATCCGTTAAATAAAATTTTGAAACATACGGATGAAGGCCGGCTGAAACTGCAGCTTAAAGAAATTCAGAATAATGCCCTTGATCTGCAGGATTTAGTTAGCCAGTTATCTAAGGATGTTTTTTCGCCGGTAGAGGCTGCCGAGAATGAGTTAAATATGGACGTGCTATTGCTTAACATGCGCCGGTTATTAACTATACAGGAGGAGCGTAAACAGCACCAGGAAGAAAAGGTAACTAAAGTAACAGATACAGATAGCCTGTTAACAGCAGCTGACGAAAAGCTTTTGCAGCGGGCATTAACCTATGTGCAAAATAACATCAACAACCCGGCTTATACCGTGGAGTTGTTGAGCAGGGATATGGGAATGGACCGTACCGGTTTATACCGAAAGCTGGTTCACATTATTGGTAAAACACCTACTACTTTTATAAGGTCTGTTAGGCTAAAACGCGCAAGCCAGCTTTTAGAAGATGGGCTTACCGTTGCCGAGGTTGCCGATCAGGTGGGCTTTAATACTTCCAGTTATTTGACCAAATGTTTTCAGGAAGAATTTGGGATGACGCCTTCACAGTATATTGCATCGTTGAAACAACCAAAAAATGCCACTACTAACTGA
- a CDS encoding DUF1800 domain-containing protein — protein MDNTRLIKHLYARAGFGINYNELQTQHNWSPKKAVKRIFKDAESNAPLVAVTENLDLNPIKDPTEEQRKALQEKRNQQEKALNIAWMQQLSTSKAQLREKMTLFWHNHFACNIGNYYYQQELNNIQRTYALDNFKTLLTKVSQSPAMLQFLNNQQNTKAHPNENFARELMELFTLGRGHYTEQDIKESARAFTGWAYNSKNGEYTFRPNIHDEKPKTFMGKTGNFCGEDIIDIILNNKQTARYISTKLYRYLVNEIPEDAHVDEMAGIFYQSGYDIKALLEHVFTAPWFYEDKNIGNLIKSPVELLADLNRRFNISYQNPDVLIQFQRTLGQILFRPPNVAGWPGGRSWIDSSSLMYRIKIPSTILNAGLIDFAGKASPEDEAYLASQRKQQLNVIKRVQAQPDWNKFLESIPLKVPHEAVAQYLLEPPLNPRIIAEINQAPDIKAMVIQVVSTPEYQLC, from the coding sequence ATGGATAATACAAGGCTCATTAAACACTTGTACGCACGGGCCGGATTCGGCATCAACTACAATGAACTGCAGACGCAACACAACTGGAGCCCTAAAAAGGCTGTAAAAAGAATATTTAAGGATGCTGAATCAAATGCTCCACTTGTTGCAGTTACCGAAAATTTGGATTTAAACCCCATCAAAGATCCAACTGAAGAGCAACGTAAGGCATTGCAAGAAAAACGTAACCAGCAAGAAAAAGCATTAAACATTGCCTGGATGCAACAGCTTAGCACCAGCAAAGCGCAACTGCGCGAGAAGATGACGTTGTTTTGGCATAACCATTTTGCCTGCAATATTGGTAACTATTATTATCAGCAAGAGCTTAATAACATACAGCGTACCTACGCCCTTGATAATTTTAAAACACTGCTTACTAAAGTATCTCAATCGCCGGCTATGCTGCAGTTTTTAAATAACCAGCAAAATACCAAAGCGCACCCTAACGAAAATTTTGCCCGCGAGCTGATGGAGCTGTTTACGCTTGGCCGCGGGCATTACACCGAGCAGGATATCAAAGAATCGGCCAGGGCATTTACGGGTTGGGCTTATAATAGTAAAAACGGGGAGTATACTTTTAGGCCCAACATCCATGATGAGAAGCCCAAAACGTTTATGGGCAAAACAGGTAACTTTTGCGGAGAAGATATTATCGACATCATCCTCAACAATAAACAAACTGCCCGTTACATCAGTACCAAGTTGTACCGTTACTTGGTGAACGAAATACCTGAGGATGCCCATGTAGATGAAATGGCGGGTATATTTTACCAATCGGGTTATGATATTAAAGCATTACTGGAGCATGTATTTACCGCACCCTGGTTTTACGAGGATAAAAACATAGGTAATCTAATTAAATCGCCGGTAGAATTACTGGCAGATTTGAACCGTAGGTTTAATATCAGCTATCAAAATCCTGATGTACTGATACAGTTTCAGCGCACGTTGGGTCAAATATTGTTCAGGCCGCCTAATGTGGCCGGCTGGCCAGGCGGACGCAGCTGGATTGATAGCTCATCGCTTATGTACCGGATCAAAATACCTTCAACAATATTAAATGCCGGCCTGATTGATTTTGCCGGAAAGGCGTCGCCCGAAGACGAAGCTTACCTGGCCTCACAACGCAAGCAGCAACTTAATGTAATTAAGCGGGTGCAGGCTCAGCCCGACTGGAATAAATTTTTGGAAAGCATCCCTCTAAAAGTGCCACACGAGGCAGTTGCCCAATATTTATTAGAGCCACCACTCAATCCCCGCATTATTGCCGAAATTAACCAGGCGCCAGATATTAAGGCTATGGTGATACAGGTAGTATCGACCCCCGAATATCAGTTATGTTAA
- a CDS encoding DUF1501 domain-containing protein → MKRRDFLKSSALASGAFLIPTFLKPLEVMATSSITGYKNLVIIQLSGGNDGLNTVIPFGNDVYYQKRKTIAINNSDVIKLNDMQGFNPNLSALKEIYDQGWMSVINSVGYPNPDRSHFRSMDIWQTASDTDQFLTTGWIGRYLDASCQNCKSPYTAIEVDDTLSLALKGANLKGIAVQDPNKLFQTTREPFFKDLMHGPDNDHLHEDNLGYLYKTMIETYSSADYIQKTTKTYNVTATYPNTGLGYQLKNVSKFINSGLQTRVYYVSLSGFDTHVGQQNQQGRQLKIYADAVAAFIKDLKQTGKLDDTLVMTFSEFGRRVEQNASNGTDHGTANNVFLFGGKLNKAGIYNQAPDLTNLENDDLKYQVDFREVYGTLLNKWLEVDNSAILNKSFSGLDFI, encoded by the coding sequence ATGAAAAGAAGAGATTTTTTAAAAAGCAGTGCTTTAGCATCCGGAGCATTTTTAATACCCACCTTTTTGAAACCGCTGGAGGTAATGGCAACGTCGTCCATTACCGGTTATAAAAATCTGGTAATTATTCAGCTTTCTGGCGGTAATGACGGGCTCAATACCGTAATTCCGTTCGGCAACGATGTGTATTACCAAAAACGCAAAACTATTGCTATTAATAACAGCGATGTGATTAAGCTGAATGACATGCAGGGTTTCAATCCTAACCTGTCGGCATTAAAGGAGATTTACGATCAGGGATGGATGAGTGTAATTAATTCGGTAGGTTATCCTAATCCCGACAGGTCGCATTTCAGGTCGATGGATATCTGGCAAACAGCCAGCGATACCGACCAGTTTTTAACCACCGGTTGGATTGGCCGATACCTGGATGCCAGTTGTCAGAATTGCAAAAGCCCCTACACTGCCATTGAGGTAGATGATACACTGTCGTTAGCGCTAAAAGGGGCCAATTTAAAAGGCATTGCTGTACAAGATCCCAACAAGCTTTTCCAGACCACGCGCGAGCCCTTTTTTAAAGACCTGATGCATGGACCGGATAATGACCATTTGCATGAAGATAATTTGGGTTACCTGTATAAAACCATGATTGAGACGTACTCATCAGCCGATTATATACAGAAAACAACCAAAACTTACAATGTAACGGCCACTTACCCCAATACAGGTTTAGGCTATCAGCTCAAAAATGTATCTAAGTTTATTAATTCGGGCTTGCAAACCAGGGTGTATTACGTGTCGCTTAGTGGGTTTGATACCCACGTGGGGCAGCAAAACCAGCAGGGCCGGCAATTAAAAATATATGCTGATGCAGTAGCCGCGTTTATCAAGGATTTGAAACAGACCGGCAAGCTGGACGATACCTTAGTAATGACCTTTTCGGAGTTTGGCCGCCGTGTTGAACAGAATGCCAGCAATGGCACCGACCATGGCACGGCAAATAATGTATTTTTATTTGGCGGCAAACTTAATAAAGCAGGTATTTACAACCAGGCTCCTGATTTGACTAATCTTGAAAACGACGATTTGAAATATCAGGTTGATTTTAGAGAAGTTTATGGCACGTTGTTAAACAAGTGGCTCGAGGTGGATAACAGCGCTATCCTGAACAAAAGCTTTTCGGGATTGGATTTTATTTAA
- a CDS encoding SusC/RagA family TonB-linked outer membrane protein — MKKILLVLFTLNLFAIHYAIAQNRKITGVVVGADDGQPLPGVSVVVLGTKTGVLTGSDGSFSLNAAAGQVLNITSVGYISQQVTIASGALSTIKLQSDTKMLAEVVIKDSYGSQAKKSYTGAASVVSGAANENKPFSTFQQALQGQIAGVNVQINSGQPGALNQVRIRGVSSITSLAASQPLYVIDGMIVNGGSDLTQRGGATLSPLAGINNNDIENITVLKDAAATAIYGSRASSGVIIINTKRGKSGKTSVRFDAESGVSSNLPLSDAGKILTPDQYRSMFNEAFANAGYTDAQISTLNNTYALNTPGNNWYDLVTKKGSQQQYNVSVNGGNEKTRIFSSIGYFKQDATVLKSYLNRVSGTLNLDHTINNRFSISTNLNVSSIKQNAPLQGSAYYSSPLASAYFLRPFQLAYNADGSINSSVNGNGNFPASSNSNPLYIAEHDQRGINNVRLLGAETVRWNIWDQLKYTGYASIDYQTNEETSFLNAQMGDARSLNGSGTSQYGRYFNWLVRNQLDYRYNIAGVQDFYVDATVGYEAQRSTSYFNTAYATGYPLTQPTLTAVSNAATPTTAAQNMSNYTFDAIYSRANINYQNRYSLSGSFRRDGGSRFGTTNQFGNFYSVGGAWNIDGENFFQNQKVFTTAKIRSSYGTTGNANALGNYQWRPTAGYGFNYNLANGQAYSTVGNPNLTWESSKKFDIGVDFGFFNDRLVFNVDYYNNKVNGLLQVVNIPWETGFSGVQAGQAQNIGALQNRGWEFTLKGVPIKAKDFTWNVNLNAAYNANRMTKLAQNNQANGSYWLANNYSYYTYYTRIYAGVDPANGNPLWYADADRTSTTTNYGAAARVPYGHADPKITSGFSNTFNYKGINLTVDFYGNFGNRISDSWAYYLNDGTYITGANKYQYTWVNRWTTPGQITDVPKNVYGGGSSSSSSNFSSRFLYYGDYIRLKNVSLGYDFKQLAFLKNSGISKLYLYARGTNLWTKTYDKRLPFDPEVPINGFNTQDIPQIRTVTIGLNVGF, encoded by the coding sequence ATGAAAAAAATTTTACTTGTTCTTTTTACATTAAATCTTTTCGCTATTCATTATGCAATAGCACAAAATCGAAAAATTACTGGTGTTGTTGTTGGTGCTGATGATGGTCAGCCTCTTCCGGGTGTTTCAGTAGTTGTGCTGGGCACAAAAACAGGAGTACTCACCGGTAGCGACGGCAGTTTCTCCCTTAATGCTGCTGCCGGGCAGGTATTAAATATTACTTCGGTGGGCTATATTTCGCAGCAAGTCACTATTGCATCCGGTGCACTCTCTACAATAAAATTGCAGTCTGATACAAAAATGCTGGCTGAGGTAGTAATTAAAGACTCCTACGGCTCACAAGCAAAAAAATCGTATACGGGTGCTGCAAGCGTTGTTAGTGGTGCTGCAAATGAGAATAAGCCGTTCTCTACATTTCAACAGGCTTTGCAGGGCCAGATTGCCGGTGTAAACGTTCAAATCAATAGCGGGCAACCAGGTGCATTAAACCAGGTACGTATCCGTGGTGTCAGCTCTATTACCAGCTTAGCCGCCTCGCAGCCTTTATATGTAATTGATGGGATGATTGTAAACGGCGGCAGTGATTTAACTCAAAGGGGAGGAGCAACCTTAAGCCCTCTTGCCGGTATCAATAATAACGATATAGAAAATATTACTGTTTTAAAAGATGCTGCTGCAACAGCCATTTACGGTTCCCGTGCATCAAGTGGCGTAATTATCATTAATACAAAAAGGGGTAAATCAGGTAAAACTTCGGTGCGTTTTGATGCCGAGTCGGGTGTTAGTTCAAACCTTCCTCTTTCTGATGCTGGCAAAATCTTAACGCCAGATCAGTATCGTTCTATGTTTAATGAGGCTTTTGCCAATGCTGGTTACACCGATGCGCAAATTTCTACTTTAAATAATACATATGCTCTAAACACTCCGGGCAATAACTGGTACGATTTAGTTACTAAAAAAGGTAGCCAGCAGCAGTATAACGTGTCGGTTAATGGAGGTAACGAAAAAACGCGTATATTTTCGTCTATCGGGTATTTTAAACAGGATGCAACGGTCTTAAAGTCTTATTTAAATCGGGTATCGGGTACATTGAACCTGGATCATACAATCAATAACCGATTTTCGATTTCTACCAACTTAAACGTTTCGAGCATCAAGCAAAATGCGCCTCTGCAGGGTAGCGCTTATTACAGCAGCCCGTTGGCATCTGCTTATTTTTTAAGGCCGTTCCAGTTAGCTTATAATGCTGATGGCAGTATCAACTCTTCGGTGAACGGTAACGGAAATTTTCCTGCATCAAGTAACTCAAACCCTCTTTACATTGCTGAGCATGACCAAAGAGGTATCAACAACGTAAGGCTCCTTGGTGCCGAAACCGTACGCTGGAACATTTGGGATCAGTTAAAGTATACTGGTTATGCAAGTATCGATTATCAAACCAACGAAGAAACATCATTCCTGAATGCTCAGATGGGTGATGCCCGGAGTTTAAACGGATCCGGCACAAGCCAGTATGGGCGTTATTTTAACTGGTTAGTGCGTAATCAATTAGATTATCGCTACAACATTGCAGGAGTACAGGATTTTTATGTAGATGCTACCGTAGGTTATGAAGCGCAAAGATCAACCAGCTATTTTAATACGGCTTATGCAACTGGTTATCCGCTTACGCAACCAACTCTAACCGCTGTTTCAAATGCTGCAACACCAACAACGGCAGCTCAAAATATGTCAAATTACACCTTTGATGCTATTTATTCAAGGGCAAATATTAATTATCAAAACCGTTATTCATTAAGCGGATCGTTTAGACGCGACGGCGGCTCGAGGTTTGGCACCACTAATCAGTTTGGTAATTTTTATTCAGTGGGCGGTGCCTGGAATATCGATGGTGAAAATTTCTTTCAAAATCAAAAGGTGTTTACTACAGCTAAAATTCGCTCATCATACGGTACCACAGGTAACGCGAATGCCTTGGGTAATTACCAATGGCGACCAACAGCTGGTTATGGCTTTAACTATAACTTAGCAAACGGACAAGCCTACAGTACAGTAGGTAATCCTAATCTTACCTGGGAATCTTCAAAAAAATTCGATATCGGTGTCGATTTTGGTTTCTTTAACGACCGTTTAGTATTTAACGTTGATTACTATAACAACAAAGTAAATGGTCTTTTGCAGGTGGTAAATATACCCTGGGAAACCGGCTTCAGCGGTGTTCAGGCCGGTCAGGCACAAAACATAGGTGCGTTACAAAACAGAGGCTGGGAATTTACACTTAAAGGTGTACCGATTAAAGCTAAAGACTTTACCTGGAATGTTAACCTGAATGCTGCCTACAATGCCAACCGCATGACTAAGCTGGCCCAAAACAATCAGGCCAATGGTAGTTACTGGTTGGCTAACAACTACTCTTATTACACTTACTATACCCGTATTTATGCAGGAGTTGACCCGGCTAATGGTAACCCGCTGTGGTATGCAGATGCTGACCGCACGTCCACTACCACCAATTATGGTGCAGCGGCACGTGTACCTTACGGACATGCTGACCCTAAAATTACGAGCGGTTTCAGTAATACTTTTAATTACAAAGGCATTAACCTAACTGTTGACTTTTACGGTAACTTTGGTAACCGCATCAGCGACTCCTGGGCTTATTATCTGAACGATGGTACTTACATTACAGGAGCTAATAAATATCAGTATACCTGGGTAAACCGCTGGACAACACCGGGTCAAATCACAGACGTTCCTAAAAACGTTTACGGTGGCGGATCATCGTCAAGCTCATCAAATTTCTCTTCCCGCTTTTTGTACTATGGTGATTACATCCGACTAAAAAACGTTTCGTTAGGATATGACTTTAAGCAACTGGCATTCTTAAAAAATTCGGGTATAAGCAAGCTGTATTTATATGCGCGTGGTACCAATTTGTGGACAAAAACATACGATAAACGCTTGCCTTTTGACCCTGAGGTGCCTATCAACGGATTTAACACTCAAGATATTCCCCAAATCAGAACAGTTACCATTGGTTTAAATGTTGGCTTTTAA